The following proteins are co-located in the Apium graveolens cultivar Ventura chromosome 5, ASM990537v1, whole genome shotgun sequence genome:
- the LOC141660455 gene encoding uncharacterized protein LOC141660455, translating into MVKNDTHLDKVKDQLLAEKNRVKEAEERRKARENRKIAKEVEAQKLREKAKQQKEEKRSARQLQKEMQESGLSGSEEDGDIGSADEDRSTFESDPSVGKAKDPTGKGKKEADKMRKNRGTTEIQSMDSEGRKV; encoded by the coding sequence ATGGTAAAAAATGATACTCACTTGGACAAGGTCAAGGATCAGCTTCTGGCTGAGAAGAATAGGGTTAAAGAGGCCGAGGAGAgaagaaaggcaagggaaaacAGGAAAATTGCCAAGGAAGTAGAGGCGCAGAAACTTAGAGAAAAGGCTAAGCAgcaaaaagaagagaaaagatcTGCTAGGCAATTGCAGAAGGAGATGCAAGAGAGTGGCTTAAGTGGATCAGAAGAAGATGGTGATATAGGTTCAGCAGATGAAGACAGGAGTACATTTGAGAGTGATCCTTCTGTAGGCAAAGCAAAAGACCCTACAGGTAAGGGGAAAAAAGAAGCAGATAAGATGAGGAAGAACAGGGGGACTACAGAAATTCAAAGCATGGACTCGGAAGGAAGAAAAGTATGA